gagtgtagagacccgtcctaatccatccggacgaagtccatatcgattataaatgattcacaacagttgattacatcgtgaggtacttgacctctatatgatacattttacaaacattgcattcgtttttgaaaagacaatctttcattacatcgaaagttgacagcagacataccatttcataatatatccaactataattgacttaataataatattgataaactcaatgactcgaatgcaacgtcttttgaaatatgccatgaatgactccaagtaatgtctctaatatgagcaattgcacagcggaagatttctttcgtacctgagaatgaacatgctttaaagtgtcaaccaaaaggttggtgagttcattagtttatcataaatcatcattttataatttttaatagaccacaagatttcatatttccatttctcataaacatacgtcccatgcatagagacaaaatatcattcatatggattgaacacctggtaaccgacattcacaatatgcatataagaatatccccatcattccgggatcctccttcggacatgatataaatttcgaagtactaaagcatccggtactttggatggggcttgttgggcccgatagatctatctttagagttcgcgtcaattagggtgtctgttccctaattcttagattaccagactaaaaaggggcatattcagtttcgatcattcaaccatagaacgtaatttcgattacttgtgtctatttcgtaaaacagttataaaaattgcgcatgtattctcagcccaaaaatataaagggtaaaaagataaatgaaactcacgcatataaatattataaaacagttaataaaacatttgcatgtattctcagcccaaaatgtatataaaaagggaataatgaaactcaccatactgtattttgtagtaaaaatacatattacaacattgaacaagtgtagggttgatctcggattcacgaacctatatcatttgtatatttattaatatacaaaaaaataatcgaacacacacacacacacacacacacacacacacatatatatatatatatatatatatatatatatatatatatatatatatatatatatatatatatatatatatatatacatatatataaaatttattagttatattctttttatatatttttgtggttatttaggatttattctaaacttcattagaaacatattctttatttatgtaaattatatcttaacttatatattatatgggatattattaattatagtaaatgtaataagtatcttttacgaAACTAATATTCATTTATTAAAAATGGtatttttttgataataataagttactaataataaaataataactttattagtaatgataatactaataataatagtagtaataatattgttagaaatgatacttttatctaattataagattaatgatactaatagttacaaaagtgatattaatactaacattaatgaaaatgatgataacttttgttattttcataataataataataataataatcctattcgtAATGATACATATAATACTAATAACGATGGTAATCATtaataatcttataataataataatttcgataatgatactaatactaatcctaaatgataataataatgtctataataatgttagtagtaaaaataataataataatacttaaaacaaTACAAacgataacattaatattaatactacttaaccataatactagtaatatttataatcatagtaacaacattaataattaatatagtaATCACaccaaataataatgataataataataataataataaatatatataaggaaaagtgtataccctttaataagtttctaaaaagaattgcctaaagccgggctcgaactcaagacctctcgataACACGTTAACACCCATAACCAATTGAGCTACTGTCCACTTCTTGCTTAAAATCCATCTCCACTTTTAGTTAAACTGTTTTCAAGTGctcatcttcttcttcctcttaaataaaaaaaaaatgccaaatcccaggctcgaacccgagacccctcgctaacccACAATCTCCTCAAACCATCTAGGCTATTGCCCACTTTCTGATTTATTACAATTCCTAATATCTATAAACCGTTTTCTATTTatgcatcttcatcttcatcactttAATCGAATAAACCCAACAGAAAACACAGCCGTGAATTATCATAACACTTTAAGACTTAAAATCAATCATATAAATTCTCATTTGTGATTAATTAgtttggaaaaaaaaaataaaaccaaGAACAGGCTGGCTGTTCGTCgagctttataaaaaaaaatgaatttcGATATATATTGCATTATAGCAAAAGTATATAACACAAAATAGTTTATAAATTGTTTATAAAAACTAAAGGAATCGTCAATtggacttaaaacatcaaaacaagttcgaatttcatgaagaacaaatcCTTTGACTTTTGGAtttaaaactttgacttgaaaattcaagCTCGATACGAGAAATTAATGGCTGAAAACTTACAGGTAGTTTGAATGGattattcctaacaactctgcaatatTACTTTTTGAAAATTGATTCGAGTTTGTGTTTTGGTTAAAAAGTTATATCGAGTCGAGGGAGGGTATCAATGCTTCAAGAAGGGTTCTGTTTAATTGATTGATAATAGCAGCAACAATTATTTAACACAAGTGGTTGATTGAATTCTGTTACAAAAATTAATCGATGTTGTAGTGTAGTGAAGATTGCTCGACAGGAAATCGTTCAGAGAAGAAAACGAAGGCAGAaagaaaacaaaaaataataataatacagataagaTGGGGAACAGCTTATGTACGAAATTTTTGCCTttagaataaatatttaatatttaattaattaatattattaattaataaatgtagtaataataataataatgtttaatattattaataatgataaaattaaaatactaataataataatggaaataataataatattaatatcgaagtaatactaattatattaataataggtataataacaatactgataataatattaatgataatgataataacttgtatcttaataataatatataataaatcttAATAATAAAGATCCTTAATAATAAATGGTAGTAATGAtaactgataataatactaataataataaagatataacaaactcacatgttttaaatttttatacctatataatttatatatcataataatattaataatacatatatttttttttatgatactagtggaagtaataataatagtattagtataacATTTTatgttgatatattaatattatagattatgtattatttaatacttatgtaatctcatatatttaatatcaatacattttatcgatatacatataatattatttatgtttatacatcatatatatatatatatatatatatatatatatatatatatatatatatatatatatatatatatatatatatacacatctatcactacatttttttaattatatttttaaaattcaaataaataatatattaattaaatatatagcaGTAAATACTctcaaatataatattaaatacttTTTGTTAACATTAACAACTTATGTAAATTTAATTTATTCTCTATATTTAAATAAACAGTTTTAATAACTAAATCGCATGATAGTtcgttattataattaatttttcatatataactatttacatgtttagttatttatataaacatttctatttacaattaaaggttcgtgaatcaccgagaacagtcgaaggtcaattgaatacatgaaacagttcaaactttctgagactcaaccttatagaccttgcttatcgtgtcggaattatataaagattatgtttaaatttggtcggaaattcccgggtcatcacaacgagCCTAGCCACTCAGCAAACTGTTTCTCTGTTTAACTTTCGCGAGCACCATCACCATACTCGCGGTCGCGAGAATCTACCTGCACATTTTTTCTTGTCTTCTTCGCACTCAACAATTTGTATCAAATTTCTAGAGTAGTTAAAAATTAGCTTTCTGATCTTAATCATCCTTCTTATGGACTGCATTTTGTTTACATGTAGTTTTTTTTGCCTATCTTTTTGTTTGGGACATCACTCATTTCTTCAAGGTTAGACTTGGAAGGCATCAGTACCAGTTTTTAATAATTTGATGCCATCTGATAGTATGGATTAAGCAACTATATGCTGTTCTTAGAGGTAGCCATTACCAATTTACCTATAAATTGGCCGATTTTGGGTATATGTATCTTTAAGGGGTCATATGGGATAAGTTATCTTTCTCCGTTAAATTCATCATGTGCAATACTCATCGTTAAAGAATTATTAGTATGAAAATGGTTTTAAATAAAAATGGTTTTCCATTAACATACAACATATCTTTTGTGCaggttttttttctcttaattttcACCTCTCAATATAATGACAACTATATGAAATGGACCCCGcaaatttaataataatgtatatgtgtatatatatttataaagaaACAGCAAACACTAGACAAAGATAGCTGGACAGTGTGGAAGTGTGGCATCACCACTCAAACTCAATGATGTCCACCTCACGCCTCAATTaccttatcatcatcatctatcttCTTCTCATTGCCGCCGCGACAACCACCGTCCTCGCCACTGATCACATTGTCGGCGCAAACCGTGGCTGGAATCCTGGGGTCAATTACACTCTTTGGGCCAACAATCACACCTTCTATGTTGGAGACTTCATCTGTATGCATTTTTATATACTTCCAATTACTTTCTTTTAAGATTCATTTATTTATTTCCTTTTGCTAGACTGATACACACCTTTTATTTTCCATCATTTTCTTCGATTAAAAAAATTATCCATGTTACTATTTATATACGTTTCAAAACAATTGTCGAGATACTATTACCTCGGGTGGAAAaatacttgtctttattctcgaataggggaaagattgtctacatattacctccccatacaccactcatgtggtattgagttttgttgttgttgttgttgttgttgttgtgtcgaGATACTATGGAGTACCGTCAAATTTActttcatttaatactttcaatAATCTATGTCTTAAATGTATTCGGTTAAACTTTATTTAAGTACAAAAGAAATTATAGAAGACATTATTTTGAAACCAAGGAAGTAATATTTTTTTATTAGTCGTATACGGAATATTGAAGAGTGGAGTCTGGATGATTAAACAAAGAAAGGTGTGTATTTTAGTGTAGAGTCAAACGTTTAAATTAATGTGTAATTTGAATGAAAATAATGTGACAGCATTTAGGTATCAAAAGATGCAGTACAATGTGTTTGAAGTGAACAAAACAGGCTACGATAACTGTACACTTGATAGTGCCGTAGGGAACTGGAGTAGCGGAAAAGACTTTATTCTTCTTAACAAATCGCAGCGTTATTATTTCATTTGTGGCACCGGTGGTTGCCCTAACGGTATGAAAGTCACAATTCGTGTTCATCCACTCCCGTCCCCACCAGCTAATTCCACAATCGATGCTTCCGAACACTCATCTGCTGCACAAAAACTGATGCTTAATGTTTCTGTTATTGTTGTGCTTTTAATGGTACTGGCTTGGTTATAATGGGAAGTTTCATGTGCAAGATTTGtttcaagaatatttttttttaagGATTCTAGTTTTGTGTGTTTCAATTTTTTATGTTTTGAATTTTCAGATTGAGATAAATATGGATTAGTTttataactagttttcgaacccccacttcgcgccggggttcgatttttaatgtattttattgtgtttagttacggagcctgcgagtgaaaaatcaacatatatgaaaagtaccctaaatatttagcctttttttaaaagtgtccgttttgcgtatagttagtgacattgtgttcataaaattatttcgagtttaaggatggtgtcgggaaaatttaactcgttgcgagcgagaagatatgacctgttgaatatttgagtggagtttatttgagatattttatgaaaattttgatttgacgctttaactCCATGTGTTGGGGGCCGATTTTATTTTTTGAACAAAGTGAAgggggcttttgtggtgttacttgaaagaaagaatGGGAAAAatgtgaaaagacgaaaatacccctgatactattcataagttttgtctaatagttgATATGGTAAATGGTAAATGGATTAGTTTTATAATTATGTTATACCTAATTTTTTGTTTAACGTAATTTTAAGTTATCAAAACCTATCGGTATTTACGAAAATCACTAGTTGGCCTGCTTATAAGTAGAGGTGTCTTCGAGCATAGGCAAGATAGTCAACCGCCTTGGGTCCAAAAATTTAGAAGGGCCCAAATttttgaatatgtaaatatttttctcaatatatatataattaatttaaataaaaattgtCAGTTAAAGTTAAAATACTttgtttttaatagttaaatacaatgtaagtaaataaatagataaatttgagtattatttttttatgcgtAGTAAAAAAAATTAACGTATACGTGGGCCAatttttattttcgtctagggCCGTTCAGACGACCCTGCTTATAAGGCGTTCCCATCATTCGAATTGCATCATTGGTTGTCCTCAGCAAAACGCTATATACATGACAAAATGGGCAAATATGCGAGTCGGGTAATGGGTTAATATTATATACAAACATTAGTAATTTCGAATATGAACCCTGCTCGTGATTAATCTATAAAAAAAAGTACACATCTGACGTGAATACTAGTAAACATTTACCTTGTTGGCATGATAGATGAATCAGTCTATGGTCATACATATATTCTTCACTAAGACCAATATGAGATGTTTTGACAAAAAAATATGAGATGTTTTGACAAAATAATGGAAGAGAAAAAACCGTATAGAAATTTTAAGACAAAAATTGTGTACTGATATACATATAAAACGCTTGGGAATTATGACTAGGCTAGGCGTTGAATCACATAGTTTAAAACAATATCTACCCATTTTCCTGGTGTTTTTATCATGTTCATCTCATGTACGTCATGCTGAAGATGACTCTAATTCAATGTCTTCTTACCACCATGTAGCAGTCTGCAGAAATGCACCAAGTCATACAATTATTTAAGGTAGTCATTTCTACTCGTTTGACCACAAACGGGTTTATTTAGGTTAACGCGCCAAATCAGTTTTAGTAGAAAGCTTAGCTATGATAAAAATAGGTCAAATTAGTAGAAAGTTGATCAGGTATTCCAAGTACACACCATTTTGAGTTTTGATTACCTTTATAAGAAAGCTGATTAATATTCGTAATAATCTATAACAAATTGATTATCAAAGAAAGGGATATGCCTGTGGATTGGGACAACGTGACCTGACTGTTTTTACTCACAAAAGATGGTGTCATTGACTTGGCGTGCTTTGACCCTTTACCCAACTTGCCTGAATGGCCCTCAGTAAATTAGAAATGAGCTGAAATAGAAATAGACCTTGTATCCCTGCGAAGGAACTCAAGTTGGCTTCCTTGTTCCTCCTTTAAGCCAAGCACCCTCAGTAGTTCTTCTTTTGTCTGGACATCTCAAAACAACTATTTGAGAATTCACGTTTAATTGCTACGAAAAGAAGACACCGCTGAAACTATAAATGGTCCCATTTAGCACCAAACAAACATGGGCCCCTGAACAGTCGACCACCACACTGCTCCCCATTACTCAGTAGGGTTTAAGAATGCAAT
This genomic window from Rutidosis leptorrhynchoides isolate AG116_Rl617_1_P2 chromosome 2, CSIRO_AGI_Rlap_v1, whole genome shotgun sequence contains:
- the LOC139894113 gene encoding early nodulin-like protein 17; translated protein: MMSTSRLNYLIIIIYLLLIAAATTTVLATDHIVGANRGWNPGVNYTLWANNHTFYVGDFISFRYQKMQYNVFEVNKTGYDNCTLDSAVGNWSSGKDFILLNKSQRYYFICGTGGCPNGMKVTIRVHPLPSPPANSTIDASEHSSAAQKLMLNVSVIVVLLMVLAWL